The Biomphalaria glabrata chromosome 6, xgBioGlab47.1, whole genome shotgun sequence genomic interval AGCTATTTAAAGCGAGGGTTAGACTCCATGGCCATCTTTTAATTGACAGGAAGTAAGAAACGTGATCaacttcgaccacgaaggagttATATCCTGTACAGATTACGAAATCGTTTAATCTCCCCAGTGGCGGCAGGCTATTCGTTAGACGTTCAGATcgagaccaattgttatagaaggcctggatactgacctgcgacgtcacaacctgtgggctgttTAGACCAATTGCTGGTTGTCAGGTCACAGGTCGTTCAAATCATGAATCCAGTTGCACGCTTTATTGCTTAAGCTGGTAACGAAGTTttctatatacaaaataaatataatggtTTGAACTTGTAttacagaaaacattttttttctaattgctctttgtatatatatatatatatatatatatatatatatatatatatatataaccttaTGATGACTGCATATTGATAGAAGTCAATGAATGTTCCAGTTGTTAGTCCACCTCTTCAGTGCTACTTTGAATTAAATTGCTAACTTTAATTAACTAACCcaaaaaataatgacatgtctgtaaaaaaaatgattatgttTCATGCTTTAAATGTGAAACCAACtataaaatctaaatatctATTGTTCCTTACGTAGGTATCTCAGTCTCTCAGGTGACCTCCCGACACTCACGCAGATGGTCCACCAGCAAAGCTTTCATCCACACAGCATGGGACAGGGCAAACATGCACGTGGCAGTGAATGCTCACGTGATCAAGGTGTTGTTTTGTTGTGATATAAGTTgagattaaaataattaaacacaGACGATTTGTGATATGTGATTTGTGGTAAAATCAAAAGATGTTAGAAAGCTGTAAGAGCCTCTAAAAACACATCAAGAGTTACTGTGGAAGAGAAAACTGTAAGAAggttacaattaaaaaaacctgcaatatatatatgtttatataaaatcaccaacattttaataatatttgacaTTAAGGAGAAAAACTCAACATTAACAATCATATCACATAATACTGTAagaattatttccttttttgatatgaaacacaattaattaattaccaatatttgcTTAActcatttgttattttgtttaattgcttCATGTGTCATTAGgaataatgaataattttgcatgTTTCAATTTGATTCGATAatgggatgtgggagaaataacgtgctctaaatgtgtaacagacagacagacagagtaagttgatgtaagctttgtaattagAGAGGCCCATgttgaacgaaataaaaataaaaatagaacatTTCGACTTCAAAGTATTATTCTTCTACTATAAGATTATAAACTAAATTGCCAATTTTTAAAGCGTATATAATCCCTTCCGGTTTATCTCGaggttagtattttttttataccaagtCAAGTGCCAAACTTTTATTTGCTATTCTGATTCACCTATCCTTTCCACAGGTGATCATAGAGAACAAACAGGCTAAAGGTGTCGCTGTGGTCAGAAATGGtcaaaaagaaattatcttcGCCAGtaaagatgtcattttatcGGCTGGGGCCATTGGATCTCCTCAGCTACTCATGTTATCTGGCGTTGGTCCAAGGAAACATCTGACCAGTCTTGGGGTAGGTAGTATTATCTGTTGTAGAGTTCTAAAGtgaatgtataaatgtttaGATCTTGCATTGTTCCGGTTTGAGAAAAGAAGCCACAAGGAAAGAATAACGAAACAATGTTATGGTTATAATTCCTTCTGACTcttattttaacattaaaactttttttccctcatttgtataaaacaataacaaatgtgAAAATATTGTGGTATAtgtaataaataactaaaaaataattctcACAAAATCACACTTTATTCAATCTAGATACCTGTCCACAATGATCTACCGGTCGGGGAAAACCTCCAGGACCATGTCCAGTTTGATATTGGTGCAAAAGTTCAATTTTCAATGAAGTCATCGCTCAGGAGATTGGAAAGTGTTTGGGCTTACCTTCAGTACAAGATTCTTGGTTCAGGTACAAATAGAAAGTCGCTAAAGTGCCAATAacttttgaattttaaattgttaaaaaccTGGCTTTAAATTCAACAAAAAAAGACGTGCCAGGTGAGCACTAGATGCTGTGTTTCAAAAATTTAGGAAGCTTAATTCTCTGTTTTGAACACCCAGGTCCATTGAGTTCAGCCTTCCAGGCGGAAACTGTAGCATTCAAAAGTACCACCAAGGAAACAAGGGAGCTAGATTGGCCAGATTTACAGATCCATTTCTCAAGTTATCTCCCCTCGTCTGATGATCAACCGTACGGCTATACAGATGACGTAAGTTGGGGAGATATATGCTTTGGTTCTGGGTtttaaataattacaataattaaataattaattggcGTCAAGAACAAAGTATTGCCTGTTAAGACAGACTGGGACAAGGTATTATTATATTGTGTTATTTTGCGGTGTTGGTTAAAGGGCTGTGCATAAGGGGCGCCGTATTTTGGGAAGCAGGTAGGGGCGTAACGGCAAAGAAACAATCAGTATCGTTAATAAGATCGGAGGAGTGCTTGGCTTCGAAATCGGAGTtcaaatcctgttgaagactgggatgttAAAATTTagagatctttgggcgcctctgagtccacctagttATAATGAATACCTtatattagttagggaaaaataaagttggttggtcgttgtgctggccatttgacaccctcgttaaccgtgggccacagagatgacctttacatcatctaccctatagatcgcaaggtctgaaagggaaactacgttatttaataaaatcaaGGTCAAACACCAGGTACGTGCTGCAAATTTTAAGAATGATGTTTAGTATAACGCCAACCTTTTAATAATGTCGAAAGAGGTGAAGGAAATTACTTACATAGAAAATGGGGCATAACTCTTGAATAGTAACattcttaaattttgtttgaaataaaaattgctTGCTAATCATATCTCTACAAGCGGTACTGAGAGACAATCAAATCGTTGTgctataagttgttgttttaatacagaaagaaataataaaGTAGAGTATTGCTCAAATATTGTTACGTTTTCTGAACGGATATTCGCTGTGTTTCTTGCAGGTGAAAGAGCATATGATTGGTAGAGAGGACGCAAGTTTCGGTTTCTTGTGTCTCCCGACCCTGCTCAGACCTGAGACCCGGGGGAAAATAAGTTTAAGATCCTCCGATCCCTATGACCCGCCACTGATTGAGATGAAGTACCTAGACAAACAGGAGGATGTAGAGCTGATGATAAGAGGTAATCTGGTGTTAGAAGTATTAAACTCTCGTTAAGCCGCCTCGGTTTTTCAATCAATATATCGTTGTTTATTTAAACTCGCACATAGCTTTTGTAGAGGTAGTTGTGAATTTACGCTGGAAATAATATTGGAATGACATCGCGTTTACTACTTTTAGAGGCCCAGTTTAGGAAAAAGgcgtattttgtgtgtgtgttgactgTCCGTCTGCAACGTTGAGATGTATAAACGAAAAAAGATTTTGACTCGAAAACgaagttttgtatttaaaatattaacttttgttcaaagaaaatatcacacatacacacgtggACATACATTCAAAAACAAATCGACATATTTATTTCCTTGTCTTTCAACCTTCAatcctgaaggaacatccgaaacatctaaaacattttacataccTTTTCTATTTAATTTGGGAAATATAAGGGGGCGGGTGGAACATTTGCTTTCCCTATTCCAAATTCGAAAAATCTCAAAGCGTTAAAAGGACATCTATATTATTGTTCAACTTTAAACAGGTGTACAGGAGTGTGAGAAATTTGTTAGCACAGAGACATTACAGAGCATCGGGGCGGAGCTCACTGAGAAAACAGCAGCCAGCGCGTGTGAAGCATTCAGGTTCAAATCCCATGAATATTGGCAGTGTTTAGTGAGACACAGACCGATTTCTTCCTTTCACTATAGCGGAACTTGTAAGATGGGGTCTGAGAATGATCCCACTGCAGTTGTGGATGGACATTTAAGgtaaactattaaaaacacTTTAGGTTtcaatataaaagatattaaTAGACGTACGGTAAACAAAAGCTCTCCTGCTCCAAATGGAAAATCAAAACAGCAAAGTAGGCTTGACACAAACAAGGGGAAACAAATTTTCTTGAACTAAAGCCTTGTGGAAACGAATAGGGAGAACGGAGATAAGTTCTAATAAGTATGTGTAGGAGAAAGTATGTGTAGGAGAAAGTATGTGTAGGAGAAAATATGTGTTGGAGAAAATATGTGTTGGAGAAAATATGTGTTGCAGAAAATATGTTTTGGAGAAAGTATGTGTAGGAGAAAATATGTGTAGGAGAAAATATGTGTTGGAGAAAATATGTTTTGGAGAAAATATGTGTTGGAGAAAATATGTGTTGGAGAAAATATGTGTTGGAGAAAATATGTTTTGGAGAAAGTATGTGTAGGAGAAAATATGTGCTGGAGAAAGTATATGTTGGAGAAAGTATGTGTAGGAGAAAGTATGTGTAGGAGAAAGTATATGTAGTAGAAAATATGTGTTGGAGAAAGTATGTGTTGGAGAAAGTATGTGTAGGAGAAaatatgtgtttgagaaagtaTGTGTTGGAGAAAGTATGTGTAGGAGAAAGTATGTGTAGGAGAAAGTATATGTAGTAGAAAATATGTGTTGGAGAAAGTATGTGTTGGAGAAAGTATGTGTAGGAGAAAGTATGTGTTGGAGAAATTATCTGTGATAATGTGATATTACTACATTATTGTCTTATTAGAGTAATATAAGATAAATTATATTGCGCTCTTGtcaaatctcatttgtggacttgCGGAGGTCAATCTGGGATAGACTTCTGGGCAGTCTTTAGGTGCCGGACAAACATAAATCCGTTAAAtcttgtttcttcttcttcttctagtcagctttttgctgctgagctgtgagctcagATTGCGCCATGGTATGATAAATGGATGTTGTCTTCAGTTTTTCCGCACTGCTTTACAGGATGTTGATAATGTTATGcagtagtggtagtagggtctgcctaggatggattaggaaggggcattcaaagaggatatggtttacggtttcttgtttaaaaagtaCTAGTCTACATTGTGATTTAAACTCAAGATTCTCATTTAGATCGCCATACCCTTTATGCCACTTAACTACATAATAAGGCCCTAGTTCTTGAATAGTAATCGCTAATAATCATTATTCATGTACacttttataaaacatttattttctgcTTACTGTCTCTGTTGATATAGGGTAAAAGGCATATCAAACCTGCGTGTGGTGGACGCCTCAATCATGCCCTGGATTATCTCCGGAGACACATACGCACCCACAATCATGATTGCTGAGAAGGCAGCTGATATTATTCGTGGAAGACCACACCTGGGACCGATGAACATTTAACAACGCTGACAAATTTGAACCAACGCAACATCAGCAACTAACATAAGGACAATACAGTTAGATTTTGTCTTGTTTAATAAGACTTCTCTACCATgtaatatttatatcatttctCATCTTTCaccatttagaaaataaattaaataaaaaaaaaaaatataaagctttttttagatttattatatCTTGTTGTGTTAAAACCATTGTAGAAAGATATATATGAAGATTTTCAGGATAAACTAACAAATGTCAAGGACTTTTAATTGAGCCTTAGTGTCgccaacaaaataaaagaaattgagCTTTAAATTTAACAATAGTGTAATGCGTACATTGAtcttctttacaaagcttatattaacttactttaactgtctggtaaaaagtgtatacacgttatttctcccacacccaatgtcggatcaagttaaaattttgcacaattatttcttaaacctgacaaaacaagaatcaatttaattaaaaaaaaaactattggtatttagttattttcaaaatttcagcttaatccgagattgggtgtgggagaaataacaagcacttttaaccagacaaacaaacagacagagtaagttgatataagctttgtaaaaatacgatcaaaaatAACTTAGTGGCAATTCTATTGACCATAGGAACCTGGAGAGAGATCATACTAAACCCTGTCTTTCTTATGCTAAAGCCATAGCTCAATGAACACTTATGAACTCTACCTACTGAGCAGTAGTGAGTCTGTTGACTCTGATAGGATTCctagtgtaaattattaaattaaatcattttaacttataacagggtttccgTATCCTCGTGATTTTCCTGGTGCTCCtgtaaaatctcctaaaattgcaAAACATACCAAAAtgtcctgaaaatctcctgaaattattcgAATCTCCTGAATACTCATAATTTCCCGAGATTCACAAAACTTTTTCGCATAAtatgcaatttcaggagattctataatagcactagggaagaaggagcacttgtacaaatttgtcctagaatatggaacgaggaatgtgcctacAACTTTgagtctttctgaatatttttttttttgtatttcaagattatggttcagtgtttaatgcATACTTTACTtctgagtcttctgtcctgaaggctttctaaatttagtgattttactaaaggtgtttttctagtcaaatgtgaatattcgtttgttatgaatataATATTTAGATACACAAAGGCAGATGATGACTACACATACACGATTATAAATactaacaaacacacacacattattaaAAGACGAAATACATTCACAGACACACAAATACATTGTGACACAAAACACAATGAGCTAtatacacacccacacacagacacagcGCGACACAGGCAGACATGCATAGACACATAAAATTCATGAAGAATGCGCAATTGCTAATAGATGAACCTGCAGTAGAAATATTTAGGTGCTAAAATTATGAGCGGGGTTGCTCCTCTGTGCTGGATATACCTacaggcaacataagctatagttTCGAGCCATCCCCCCCCCACTTCCTTTGGGGCCCCAATAGTTCCAGGGATATGTTAAACCATTTTGAAGaaagggcaaaaaaaaaaatagctttttaCAAGGGGTCCCATTTCCCAAATAGCTTAGAGCCCTATCAAGTTTCAATGCGGCCCTGGTCACATCATAACCTTCTTATTACACCTGCTGTATTGGCCTGTAAGCCAGGTAAGAGAAACGTAGGCGAAATATTCAGATATTTTATAACGCTTGCTCTGTCCATCCATCTCTGGACTTTGAAAAGTGAAATCCACGTGAACTCTTGCTTACGAATTCGTGTCTTTCAGTACGCGATGTGTAGACAGTGGTCCATGACACACGACCATCTACTGGCTACAACAGAGCAGGGAAAACAAAGATGCTTACACCGATAAGGTTCGCTTCTGTTGTCATTGCCTCGATTTtggtgaaatatttttttgatgaTGTGTTGAGATCGACGAGGCGATCTATACAGATACAAAGACTGAGAGACATCTATGATTATATTATTGGTATGTACTGAGATGATTTCTTTAAATCAAACTAACCTGACCAATTGTGATATTAATTTGACTATCTTAATATACACAAGTACACTAAGGTTAAATATAACCTCATCACTTTAATTCTGTCAACACTCAATAGAAAATATTACAGCAGTCAGTGCTGGTACCAGGGCCGGCCTAAAATAATTGAAGGCCCTAGGGGCAGTAAATTTGTTGGCACCAATTATAatagaactataaaaaaataaacatcgaaaaaaaaaattaagcaatttatttaaaacctagtcagGGGAGTGTACTCCAGAATTAACATTGGACACAAGATTAGCTAGTTCTTctctaaacaaaaatttagtcctgtgcgaggcctcTAACAATCGGAAGCACttggcggctgcctagtttccATATGCCTATGGCCGGCCTTAATGGTACTCAGAAATAATTGTAGGCTAAGTTGAAAAATAATGATTAAAGAATTGTTGGTCACGCTTTTACCGAAAAACATGTCCGAGTACTTTGTTTGGGGCCAGACATTCTTGGGAACAGTTTTGATAAAGATTGTAAtaggattaactctttctcttctaattgACGATGttatcgttgatttgaccccattaaactgAATTGATTTGtggctttttaaattttaatttgtattttgtagAAAGAGAATGAATTcttcaataattttaaaaattttctaaacGACTTACTGGTGAAGAAAGCCCGCCAAGACCAGAGTGCCTGGACATCCGCAGTTCTCAGCAGTAGATTCCTTTATTGACTTGTTGACATCAAATGCCTCAGGGCTTTCCACGAGATAGAGGTCAGGAGAGCAGCAGGCCTTTCACACGAAGCTTTGCAAGATCGACAGTAACACTTTCATCTATTCCAGTCTGTTgcacaacacaagatctgtcaaccgccTTTCTTTATTCCTCTCTGGcctttgccttgaatagaattgTATTTACTGACAGgcttgtccattctttgatgtctttctaTCGCTGAAAGAATGTCTTTGCGACATCAACAACTGGGTGAAAACAAATCAGAATATGCCCACTTGGAGGGCAAACATAGTAACAATCTCAGAATACTAAAAATTAAACCCACTTTGTTACACCCCTATCAGCAGAGGAAGAATCACTTAGTTAtcggtgattttttaaaagtgaaattgAAATAATTGTGTTGGTCTTTCCTATACTAGTCGGTGGTGGCACAGCAGGATGCGTGCTGGCTGGCCGCTTGTCTGAAAACCCCAATGTAACAGTGCTGTTGTTGGAGAGTGGCCCCGAGGACCTTGATAGAGCATTTATCATCACTCCAGCCCTAGCTGGCTTGCTCTGGAAGACAAGTTTGGATTGGGAGTATTGGACAGAAAGATCTAGCACCACAATGTCAGGTCTTCAGAACAAGGTGAGTGTgtaagatgtttggaagctgcTTCTGCGTTTTAATAGAAATTattttccattttaaaaatatcaatgtGGGCGAGAGTTGAGGAGAGCAGGGAGAATCtaaattcttttaaaacatttaactcATTTTAAACATATTCATTACATTATTAGTTTTTAGTGGtcaagaggaattgtaaaataGGGGCCAGAACGATTAAAGGGTCAAGGTAGAGATGTATTTGAAAAGATGGGCTAGGAGGATCAATTGGTCAAGGTAGAGATGTATTTGAAAAGATGGGCTAGGAGGATCAATTGGTCAAGGTAGAGATGTATTTGAAAAGATGGGCTAAGAGGATCAATTGGTCAAGGTAGAGATGTATTTGAAAAGATTGGCTAGGAGGATCAATTGgtcaaaatgttgttttttaaataatagcaaaatttatttttaacaaatattttcaatttataCGTGGAAGAAATATGGACTTCTATTTTTTAGATGTGTatcttttatgttttgtttttatagtaaaCATTTGCCGATCctttcatttagcctaatttcAAACGAGATCGTCTTATATcctaactccccccccccacacccattcttcCGAATCGACGTTCTTGTAGTCAGCTCAAAATCACGTGTCATCCAACTGTCAGAGACGCGCTCGTACCGTGATTTCTCATTCCCAATAGGAAGACTTGATTCGTGCCTTGCGCAATGTGTTTTTTCAACAGACTCTTAAATAATCACGTTTGAAaactactaataaataattgaaaataattgAAAAGTATTACCTTTCAAGGGGTATTGCGGTTTGCAAGCAAGACTGTCGTtcgaatttatcgatggtccagggtttaaccctacccgctcccatcccccgtcgtcctgcgggaggtttgttctaggaagtaaaatatcttcaactctgaaagggcatccgaaacatgtaaaacaaacaaataaacttgAGTTAGAATACTGATTGAAGCTGAGTTATATTTGCTGAGCTCTTAAAGGCCGCAAGGAAACCTTCCAGATATTCTTTAGCTGATATCACTTCTGCCAGATATCACTTCTCCCGAACATCAATTCTCCAGACATTACTTCTGCCAGATATCACTTCTCCCGAACATCACTTCTCCAGACATTACTTCTGCCATAGATTCCCTCTGGCAGAGATCCCTTCTGCCAGAGATTTCTTCTGCCAGAGATCCCTTCTGCCAGAGATCCCTTTTGCCAGAGATCCCTTCTGCCAGAGATCCCTTCTGCCAGAGATCCCTTCTGCCAGAGATCCCTTCTGCCAGAGATCCCTTCTGCCAGAGATCCCTTCTGCCAGAGATCCCTTCTGCCAGAGATCCCTTTTGCCAGAGATCCCTTCTGCcagccacacctacatcacgcactcttttgtactgaagagagaggagcccccactttgcgagtactgtgactctcgcctcaccgtggaacatatcctcgttgattgccccagataccaggatgtcagggcgaaatattttagagccactaatctaaaaacactacttaataatgtcgaccctgggaaggtactaggctttattcgggaagtggggctatctacgaagatctgatttctgaatttgtgaacatgcactatttacattagatttttaccaaatatttaaatttttactacctttactattttaactgtgaatagaccttgattttaattatatgactgtatagaatctggcccttgttgtttagagagagagtggtccttgagggactgcaggcacgacatggcctaaattgtgccgatgtgcctcaaatcaacaaatcaaatcaaatcaaacctTCTGCCAGAGATCCCTGCTGCCACAGATCCCTGCTTCCAGAGATCCTTTCTACCAGATATCCTTTCTCCAGATTTAATCCTACCGCACTGACCATGCTAAGTATATGGGTTTCCCTTGTTCAGCTATacaaaagattattattattggctTTACTTCAATACACACTGTCAAAGACACAATGTCTGGTATGTTTTTTATTCAatgttgaatgttgggtatggcaagtgtaacaactgatggagtttAATGTTTAACTGAGAAAAatagtgtgtgttttttttgttttgttttgtttttaagaataTCCctaccataaactctaaacaggacattttgcacaaagctgcataaaatattttcttgacaTGCGTAGCACTatcaataaagttataaaaGCTAGAGGTCTTAGCTACATGCAGTTTCGAAAAATACTTTAAGATTTAGCAACAAATATTCCGATGTATACGCTGGCCCAGCATGAGCAAGGAACTGAGAAGAACATTAAATCtcagaaagaaatttttatgttccttgaaggacattgactgtgaatttgttactaatatttctaatgaagagtggaagactaGATTTTGTGTTTTGCATGGGTAAACTGCAAATGAAATgtaagtgcatgttaaatcttttcaaacaaggcgtTCCAGTTTCTATAGGCAAGCAAGTACAAACAGGctttgtcatttgcctttgcTGAAGGTGAAACTATTATAGTGAAATGTTTAatagtacaagacttatttagaGTGGCAAGTGTGgcatttataaaagcaaatttttcaGTTTTCCATACCATCAGATCCATGTACATTACGTCATGAAATAGAAGTTCCCGCCAGTAATTTGACATCAATCACAAAGATAACAATTAGTTAGCTAGTTTCACAGTTCTGGAACATTACgcacgagtgtaaacagttcaatatttcacattaagtacGATTGTagcatttgtggtgaaatgttgtgacGTACAAAGacaatagcaatttttttttttaaatgtaaaatttattttagaaatttctaactcttgttgtaatttctCAATTgggagtgtgaaaaaaaaaaaagtgaatgtataatacagtataaatatgaattaaaagacattaaacAGTAATCTAGTGTATTTTTCAAGTTgtaagtacatatatatatatgtatatatatatatatatatgagccCCCCAATTCCAAAATTGTTTTAATGCGGCCCTAGATACAAAAagtttgcccacccctgctgtAAAGGAATCGTGTCTCACATTAGGaacttttgataatttttttcggTTAATCCAGTGTAATGAGGTTCCAAATTTGTTTTATCTTCTAATGAATGATCCAGTTCAACTAATGGCAAGACCCTTTTATTTTGCAGCGGTCTCTCTGGACACAAGGAAGAGTTCTAGGCGGTTCTGGAAGCATTGGTACAATGCAGTATGTCCGAGGTTCCAGGCACGACTACGACAGGTGGGCCAAATACCTGGGAAATGCCCAATGGGATTACAGACATGTCCTGCAGTACTTTAAAAAGTCGGAAGACATTCAGATCTCCAATCTCAAAGATTCAGGTTTTTATATCgctcaaataattattttaattctatcACTTCAAAAATTGCtatgaaaatgaaattaaaaaatgtaatttctttGAAAACCATGAAAATTACCTTAAAGAATTATTCTCCAAAAATTTACTTTCAAAATCACCTAAATATTGAATAACTATTTTACTGATAATCTAGTTTCAAGTTCCTTTCATTTTCATCAAATGCTTAAATTTTCGTGATTAAGTAACGAAACAATCAAAAAGTAATGTatcactttcagaccttacaatctatagGGGAGAtagtgtaaaggtcatcttgtCCGTGGctaatggttaacgagggtgtctagTGGCCAGCACTAACGCCCAACCGCCGTTATTTTCCTGCAGATAATGTCATGTAGTCGTTCAAGTTGGTTGGCCTCAGGACGTCCTATAtatcttaaaaatcaaaatcctaGTTTTCAGTCAAACTCGATCTATTGACACCTGTTTGGAAGTTAAAGGCCTTACTCTTTAGCCACCATAACCTAATCAAATAACACACTTTGAATATTTACATTGCAAGAACTTGTTCTCTATATCTATAATATCTCTGATAATCCACACATGTATTGCAAAGCCTTCGCAATCTAGTGATATACAATCATCTGCTCTCTGGAGTCCGGtttggacagtatagaagcattAGTAACCAAtcgacagctgcgctgggtcggacAAGCAATTCTGCCTGGGGGATGACGTCATACCAAATGTGATCTTTTTGCTGAGCTTTAAAGATGTGTGTATAatctatgttgtttacttgtgtataatctatgttgtttacttgtgtataatctatgttgtttacttgtgtataatctatgttgtttacttgtgtataatctatgttgtttacttgtgtataatctatgttgtttacttgtgtataatctatgttgtttacttgtgtataatctatgttgtttacttgtgtataatctatgttgtttacttgtgtataatctatgttgtttacttgtgtataatctatgttgtttacttgtgtataatctatgttgtttacttgtgTATATCAGTTGGAACGTAAGCGCCAAGGACCGGAAGTGTGTAGGTTCTagacaaagaaaagaggccAATGAGAGAGAGGGATGCTCTGAGA includes:
- the LOC106056442 gene encoding glucose dehydrogenase [FAD, quinone]-like isoform X1; translation: MYVIFWTALIIFTAIMIKLLIMESELPSKVLPASLKLNSSYDYIIVGGGTAGCVLAGRLSEDREVKVLLLEAGPDDRGDEIISTPGMADRLLKSDKDWGYHTEPQETYLKGLVDGRSYWASGRVLGGSGSINGMQYVRGSRHDYDRWAKYLKTDQWDYRHVLPYFKKSEDMQIKQLKASEYHATGGELPVHQTNAETVAMKLIEAGERLGYPHNLDYNGKTQEGISVSQVTSRHSRRWSTSKAFIHTAWDRANMHVAVNAHVIKVIIENKQAKGVAVVRNGQKEIIFASKDVILSAGAIGSPQLLMLSGVGPRKHLTSLGIPVHNDLPVGENLQDHVQFDIGAKVQFSMKSSLRRLESVWAYLQYKILGSGPLSSAFQAETVAFKSTTKETRELDWPDLQIHFSSYLPSSDDQPYGYTDDVKEHMIGREDASFGFLCLPTLLRPETRGKISLRSSDPYDPPLIEMKYLDKQEDVELMIRGVQECEKFVSTETLQSIGAELTEKTAASACEAFRFKSHEYWQCLVRHRPISSFHYSGTCKMGSENDPTAVVDGHLRVKGISNLRVVDASIMPWIISGDTYAPTIMIAEKAADIIRGRPHLGPMNI
- the LOC106056442 gene encoding glucose dehydrogenase [FAD, quinone]-like isoform X2, with the translated sequence MADRLLKSDKDWGYHTEPQETYLKGLVDGRSYWASGRVLGGSGSINGMQYVRGSRHDYDRWAKYLKTDQWDYRHVLPYFKKSEDMQIKQLKASEYHATGGELPVHQTNAETVAMKLIEAGERLGYPHNLDYNGKTQEGISVSQVTSRHSRRWSTSKAFIHTAWDRANMHVAVNAHVIKVIIENKQAKGVAVVRNGQKEIIFASKDVILSAGAIGSPQLLMLSGVGPRKHLTSLGIPVHNDLPVGENLQDHVQFDIGAKVQFSMKSSLRRLESVWAYLQYKILGSGPLSSAFQAETVAFKSTTKETRELDWPDLQIHFSSYLPSSDDQPYGYTDDVKEHMIGREDASFGFLCLPTLLRPETRGKISLRSSDPYDPPLIEMKYLDKQEDVELMIRGVQECEKFVSTETLQSIGAELTEKTAASACEAFRFKSHEYWQCLVRHRPISSFHYSGTCKMGSENDPTAVVDGHLRVKGISNLRVVDASIMPWIISGDTYAPTIMIAEKAADIIRGRPHLGPMNI